Proteins from a genomic interval of Streptomyces sp. SID8374:
- a CDS encoding AMP-binding protein, protein MSRPHTLSWLDAPRDDTGVEMFDEASSVYRPYSEIAATAIRISGGLIEEGVPRGAIVPLLCSTGPELIAAFYGVQAAGCVVSVLAPPTRVSGEAGRDHIRAVVTAVAADTVVVEAVHHDHLVDVLAEAGLRTRVLLLEQLAAADPGRRAPDDRALVQFTSGSSGRPRGVQVGHAALDANTAAIRAWEKAGPDDSWCSWLPMHHDMGLIGCLVVPVSGNNRLAVCRPETFLRHPLAYVTRFDATRVAQPATITATPAFGLQRIVDRIGPADLEGADLSRTRAVIVAAERVDPALVGRFTDLMRPHGLAPAALTPAYGLAESTLAVTGVPVDRTPRVVRVHRDDLRVGAEVRLLADAPEHDRTHETVQVIGCGEALEGLSVQVTGDDGRPLPEGHVGELVVTGTSLADGYLAAAPGSGTAFEDGRLLTRDIAFELDGEFYVLGRLGDSVKVNARSLFAEDVELMLGQAGLNLSRVCVVLGEAGGRPHAVAVLEDLGTRAAGVAGEVLAAACPGTRRHVAQVPRGAIPRTSSGKSRRRQLWQRLSQEHAFDAVPTATDTPA, encoded by the coding sequence ATGAGCCGACCCCACACGCTGAGCTGGCTCGACGCGCCCCGCGACGACACCGGGGTGGAGATGTTCGACGAGGCGTCCAGCGTCTACCGGCCCTACTCCGAGATCGCCGCCACCGCGATCCGGATCTCGGGCGGGCTGATCGAGGAGGGCGTGCCCCGTGGGGCCATCGTGCCGTTGCTCTGCTCCACCGGCCCCGAACTGATCGCCGCCTTCTACGGTGTCCAGGCCGCCGGATGCGTCGTGAGCGTCCTGGCACCGCCCACCCGGGTCTCCGGCGAGGCCGGCCGCGACCACATCCGCGCCGTCGTCACCGCCGTGGCCGCCGACACCGTGGTCGTGGAAGCCGTCCACCACGACCACCTGGTGGACGTACTCGCCGAGGCCGGGCTGCGTACCCGCGTACTGCTCCTGGAACAGCTCGCCGCCGCCGACCCTGGGCGCCGCGCCCCGGACGACCGCGCGCTCGTCCAGTTCACCTCGGGCAGCTCCGGACGGCCGCGCGGGGTGCAGGTCGGCCACGCCGCACTCGACGCGAACACCGCCGCGATCCGCGCCTGGGAGAAGGCCGGACCCGACGACTCCTGGTGCTCCTGGCTGCCGATGCACCACGACATGGGACTCATCGGCTGCCTGGTGGTGCCGGTCTCGGGCAACAACCGCCTGGCCGTGTGCAGGCCCGAGACCTTCCTGCGCCATCCACTGGCCTACGTCACACGCTTCGACGCCACACGGGTGGCCCAGCCCGCCACGATCACCGCCACCCCGGCCTTCGGTCTCCAGCGCATCGTGGACCGGATCGGCCCCGCCGACCTCGAAGGCGCCGACCTCTCCCGTACCCGGGCCGTGATCGTCGCGGCCGAACGCGTCGACCCCGCACTCGTGGGCCGTTTCACCGACCTGATGCGGCCGCACGGGCTGGCACCGGCCGCCCTCACCCCGGCCTACGGCCTGGCCGAGAGCACCCTCGCCGTCACCGGCGTACCGGTCGACCGGACCCCGCGCGTGGTCCGGGTGCACCGGGACGACCTGCGGGTGGGGGCGGAGGTGCGCCTCCTGGCCGACGCCCCGGAGCACGACCGGACCCACGAGACCGTCCAGGTGATCGGCTGCGGGGAGGCGCTGGAGGGCCTGTCGGTGCAGGTGACCGGCGACGACGGGCGGCCGCTGCCCGAAGGCCACGTCGGCGAACTGGTCGTCACCGGAACCTCGCTGGCCGACGGCTACCTCGCGGCGGCCCCCGGCTCGGGCACCGCGTTCGAGGACGGCCGGCTCCTCACCCGGGACATCGCCTTCGAGCTGGACGGCGAGTTCTACGTACTGGGCCGGCTCGGCGACAGCGTCAAGGTCAACGCCCGTTCCCTCTTCGCCGAGGACGTCGAGTTGATGCTCGGGCAGGCCGGACTCAACCTGAGCAGGGTCTGCGTCGTGCTGGGCGAGGCCGGCGGCCGGCCGCACGCGGTGGCGGTGCTCGAGGACCTCGGCACCCGCGCCGCCGGAGTGGCCGGAGAAGTGCTCGCCGCCGCCTGCCCCGGCACCCGCAGACACGTCGCCCAGGTGCCGCGTGGCGCGATCCCGCGCACCAGCAGCGGCAAGAGCCGCCGCCGGCAGCTGTGGCAGCGCCTCAGCCAGGAGCACGCCTTCGACGCGGTGCCCACCGCCACCGACACACCTGCCTGA
- a CDS encoding cytochrome P450: MRELPAKFDSRDPAVVADPYRVYADLRAAGRLARGAAGQWVVSHHQDVSQLLKDRRLGHEYPPEYHEFSTGAGPANDFLKRIVLDQDAPEHTFLRGIMQRSFSPRLMRRLEDYVATQVDRLMAEARERAGPGGALDVVTDLAFPLPVTVVCELIGIPDVDRAAVRPHAVELAKAFALYVPPEERASAHEAVTWLRSYVSALVDERALRPADDLVSNLLAARRTHPGFDRETLVDNVVFLFFAGFETTTNLISTIWSALLQHPAQLALLRGRPELAPTAVEEFLRYDAPIQATARYVREPVEIDGRTVRPGRILVLLLGSANHDPARFAAPGRLDITRDPNPHVSFGGGVHHCLGAALAQVEGRAVLRWLADAPVVPAVAGEIERRPSVTFRAYRSIPVRLDPAPVAR, translated from the coding sequence ATGCGAGAGCTGCCCGCCAAGTTCGACTCCCGCGATCCCGCCGTGGTCGCGGACCCCTACCGGGTGTACGCGGACCTCCGCGCGGCGGGCCGGCTGGCCCGGGGCGCCGCGGGCCAGTGGGTGGTCTCGCACCACCAGGACGTGAGCCAGCTGCTGAAGGACCGCCGGCTGGGGCACGAGTACCCGCCGGAGTACCACGAGTTCTCCACGGGGGCGGGGCCCGCCAACGACTTCCTGAAGCGGATCGTCCTTGACCAGGACGCGCCCGAGCACACGTTCCTGCGCGGGATCATGCAGCGTTCGTTCAGCCCGAGGCTGATGCGGCGGCTGGAGGATTACGTCGCCACCCAGGTGGACCGGCTGATGGCCGAGGCCCGGGAACGCGCGGGCCCGGGCGGCGCCCTCGATGTGGTGACCGACCTGGCCTTCCCGTTGCCGGTCACCGTGGTCTGCGAGCTGATCGGCATCCCCGACGTGGACCGGGCGGCGGTGCGGCCGCACGCCGTGGAGCTGGCCAAGGCGTTCGCCCTCTACGTCCCGCCCGAGGAGCGGGCATCGGCGCACGAGGCGGTCACCTGGCTGCGCTCGTACGTCTCGGCGCTGGTCGACGAACGGGCGCTGCGGCCGGCCGACGACCTGGTGAGCAATCTGCTGGCCGCCCGGCGGACCCATCCCGGGTTCGACCGGGAGACGTTGGTGGACAACGTGGTCTTCCTCTTCTTCGCGGGGTTCGAGACCACCACCAATCTGATCTCGACGATCTGGTCGGCGCTGCTCCAGCACCCCGCGCAGCTGGCCCTGTTGCGCGGCCGCCCTGAGCTGGCGCCCACGGCGGTGGAGGAGTTCCTGCGTTACGACGCCCCGATCCAGGCCACCGCCCGCTATGTCAGGGAGCCGGTGGAGATCGACGGCCGGACCGTGCGCCCGGGCCGCATCCTGGTGCTGCTCCTGGGCTCCGCCAACCACGACCCGGCCCGGTTCGCCGCCCCCGGGCGGCTGGACATCACCCGCGATCCCAACCCGCACGTGAGCTTCGGGGGCGGGGTGCACCACTGCCTGGGCGCGGCGCTGGCCCAGGTGGAGGGGCGCGCGGTGCTGCGCTGGCTGGCGGACGCACCGGTCGTGCCCGCCGTGGCGGGCGAGATCGAGAGGCGCCCCAGCGTCACCTTCCGCGCCTACCGTTCCATCCCCGTCAGGCTGGACCCCGCGCCGGTGGCGCGGTGA
- a CDS encoding 4'-phosphopantetheinyl transferase superfamily protein → MIRTLLPAYAVARETTGELTGPELFEAERRQVAGALALRRAEYGTVRRLARTCLAELGHPPVPLVRGADGAPGWPGGTVGSLTHCRGYRAAAVAHTRDADGLGIDAEPRAPLPARVLDQVASAAERAHLAELGAGGAEVPWCRLLFSAKEAYYKVWYPAMRCWLGFDDAEVVFTYGRRSGGFVVRPVPGGARRVRRDGAAFDPAATGFPALRGRWAVGPGTVVTAIAAPAGALPRPGQAGRTATGRLRWAQ, encoded by the coding sequence TTGATCCGTACGCTGCTGCCCGCGTACGCGGTGGCCCGGGAGACCACCGGTGAGCTGACCGGCCCGGAGCTCTTCGAGGCCGAACGGCGGCAGGTGGCCGGCGCGTTGGCCCTGCGGCGCGCCGAGTACGGGACAGTCCGGCGGCTGGCCCGCACCTGCCTGGCCGAGCTGGGCCACCCGCCCGTACCGCTGGTGCGGGGTGCCGACGGGGCGCCCGGGTGGCCGGGTGGGACGGTCGGCTCCCTGACGCACTGCCGGGGCTACCGGGCGGCGGCGGTGGCACACACCCGCGACGCCGACGGGCTGGGCATCGACGCCGAACCGCGCGCTCCGCTGCCCGCCCGCGTGCTGGACCAGGTGGCCTCGGCGGCCGAACGGGCCCACCTGGCCGAACTCGGCGCGGGCGGGGCGGAGGTGCCGTGGTGCCGGCTGCTGTTCAGCGCCAAGGAGGCGTACTACAAGGTCTGGTATCCGGCGATGCGGTGCTGGCTGGGCTTCGACGACGCCGAGGTCGTCTTCACGTACGGCCGCCGCTCGGGCGGGTTCGTGGTGCGGCCGGTCCCGGGCGGCGCCCGCCGGGTCCGCCGGGACGGTGCGGCGTTCGACCCCGCCGCCACCGGCTTTCCGGCCCTGCGGGGGCGGTGGGCCGTCGGCCCCGGCACCGTGGTGACCGCGATCGCCGCACCGGCGGGCGCGCTGCCCCGCCCCGGTCAGGCGGGGCGCACCGCCACCGGCAGGCTTCGGTGGGCCCAGTAG
- a CDS encoding cytochrome P450 produces MNTVLNMPRFLLDDARAVRDPYPVYRRLRAYGPVCRGGPGQWVFPRHEEVSALLRDPRLGREFPEEYQAVSVGEGPANDYLRRIVVDRDRPDHTRLRRLLTKSLSPAMIRGLREPIALLVDGLLDQFAEERRFDLVRDLAVPVPMMVMSELLDIPRADRDDIARLSTSLAQAFAVFISEDKRREAHGAVVELREYMAGLVRERRRRPGEDLLSRMLTAVKDGEEPLTDEEIIDNALFVYYAGFETTTNAIATGGDLLVHQPHTQRQLRADPGIVGSALEEFMRYDAPIHATTRLAVEPIEIAGLTVRKGRVVVLLLASANHDERVFHDPARADLTRSPNPHLSFGGGIHHCLGAALARVEGAVVFERLAARFADIESAGEGVWEPSEGGFRFPYWAHRSLPVAVRPA; encoded by the coding sequence ATGAACACGGTGCTGAACATGCCGCGCTTCCTGCTGGACGACGCGCGGGCGGTGCGTGACCCCTACCCGGTCTACCGCCGCCTCCGCGCCTACGGCCCGGTCTGCCGGGGCGGACCGGGGCAGTGGGTCTTCCCGCGCCACGAGGAGGTCTCCGCGCTGCTGCGCGACCCCCGGCTGGGCCGCGAGTTCCCCGAGGAGTACCAAGCGGTGTCCGTGGGCGAAGGACCGGCCAACGACTATCTGCGGCGCATCGTCGTCGACCGCGACCGCCCCGACCACACACGGCTGCGCCGACTGCTCACCAAGTCGCTCAGCCCGGCGATGATCCGCGGCCTGCGCGAGCCCATCGCGCTCCTCGTCGACGGGCTGCTGGACCAATTCGCCGAGGAGCGCCGCTTCGACCTCGTACGCGACCTGGCCGTACCCGTACCGATGATGGTGATGAGCGAGCTGCTGGACATCCCCCGCGCCGACCGGGACGACATCGCCCGCCTCTCCACCTCGCTCGCCCAGGCGTTCGCGGTCTTCATCTCGGAGGACAAGCGCCGCGAGGCGCACGGGGCCGTGGTCGAGTTGCGGGAGTACATGGCCGGGCTGGTCCGCGAGCGCAGGCGCCGGCCGGGCGAGGACCTGCTGTCGCGGATGCTCACGGCGGTCAAGGACGGCGAGGAGCCGCTGACCGACGAGGAGATCATCGACAACGCGCTGTTCGTCTACTACGCGGGGTTCGAGACGACCACCAACGCGATCGCCACCGGCGGCGACCTCCTCGTCCACCAGCCCCACACCCAGCGGCAGCTGCGGGCCGACCCGGGCATCGTCGGCAGCGCGCTGGAGGAGTTCATGCGCTACGACGCGCCCATCCACGCCACCACCCGGCTGGCCGTCGAACCGATCGAGATCGCCGGCCTGACGGTCCGCAAGGGACGGGTGGTGGTGCTGCTCCTCGCCTCCGCCAACCACGACGAGCGGGTGTTCCACGATCCGGCCCGGGCCGACCTGACCCGCTCGCCCAACCCGCACCTCAGCTTCGGCGGCGGTATCCACCACTGCCTGGGCGCGGCGCTCGCCCGGGTCGAGGGGGCGGTGGTCTTCGAGCGGCTGGCCGCCCGCTTCGCGGACATCGAGTCGGCCGGTGAGGGCGTGTGGGAGCCCAGCGAGGGCGGCTTCCGGTTCCCCTACTGGGCCCACCGAAGCCTGCCGGTGGCGGTGCGCCCCGCCTGA
- a CDS encoding ABC transporter permease — protein MSATSELATRPGTPPAPGKPPGWRHDFQVLFDRVRARSFSRGGLVATVVQPLLFYAIFYCTFAGMLDERGIGFGRFVTATVLVQALMFVAIGSATELSADRTSGVFARLLTSPVDMRAMSLAHLTVVALQGLLCTVVITLTGHLAGFRFDRGVLAALGFVVVAVAFAVALSLATATIALRIRNAEALSAVLHLPYLPLLVLSTGFVEADLFPGWLQPIVAASPVSGVIDTLRALSTAELTWSATLPGLAWLAGLIALFSWTTTAAFRKVAIR, from the coding sequence ATGAGCGCCACGTCCGAACTCGCCACCCGGCCCGGCACCCCGCCGGCCCCGGGGAAGCCACCCGGCTGGCGCCACGACTTCCAGGTCCTCTTCGACCGGGTGCGCGCCCGCTCCTTCTCACGCGGCGGCCTGGTCGCCACCGTGGTGCAGCCCCTGCTCTTCTACGCCATCTTCTACTGCACCTTCGCCGGGATGCTGGACGAGCGGGGCATCGGCTTCGGCCGCTTCGTGACCGCCACCGTCCTGGTCCAGGCGCTGATGTTCGTGGCCATCGGGAGCGCCACCGAGCTCTCCGCCGACCGCACCAGCGGCGTCTTCGCCCGGCTGCTCACCAGCCCGGTCGACATGCGGGCGATGAGCCTGGCCCACCTGACGGTGGTGGCCTTGCAGGGCTTGCTGTGCACGGTCGTGATCACCCTCACCGGGCACCTGGCGGGCTTCCGCTTCGACCGCGGTGTGCTCGCCGCCCTCGGGTTCGTCGTGGTCGCCGTGGCCTTCGCCGTGGCCCTGTCGCTGGCCACGGCCACCATCGCCCTGCGCATCCGCAACGCCGAGGCGCTCAGCGCGGTGCTCCACCTCCCGTACCTGCCGCTGCTGGTGCTCTCCACCGGCTTCGTCGAGGCCGACCTCTTCCCCGGCTGGCTCCAGCCGATCGTCGCCGCCTCACCGGTCTCCGGGGTGATCGACACGCTGCGCGCCCTCTCGACCGCCGAGCTGACCTGGAGCGCGACGCTGCCCGGCCTGGCCTGGCTGGCGGGGCTCATCGCCCTCTTCTCATGGACCACGACCGCCGCGTTCAGGAAGGTGGCCATCCGATGA
- a CDS encoding ATP-binding cassette domain-containing protein: MTEAIALTDLTKRFGEHTALDQVSLRIPTGTVVGLLGPNGAGKTTLINCLTTLLRPDGGTIRVLGHDPGAEPSLVRANIAVTGQFAALDEQISPHENLVFFGRLLGLSRGGAQQRAGEMLERFELSEAARAPVGYLSGGMRRRLDLAVSLVVPRPVLVLDEPTTGLDPRSRKLLWDMVRDEAARGVAVLLTTQYLEEADQLADRIVVIDKGKVLADGSSDELKREVGGVMCRLTMTSGADTEAVRLALSDLPGVATEGDKVTVPMSQPEDLGTVIGRVDRTGLRIADIEVTRPTLDEVFFALTEPLEKEATR, encoded by the coding sequence ATGACCGAGGCGATCGCCCTGACGGACCTCACCAAGCGATTCGGTGAACACACTGCACTCGACCAGGTGTCGCTGCGGATACCGACCGGAACCGTGGTGGGCCTGCTCGGCCCCAACGGCGCGGGCAAGACCACCCTGATCAACTGCCTCACCACACTGCTGCGCCCCGACGGCGGCACCATCCGCGTCCTCGGCCACGACCCCGGGGCCGAACCGTCCCTGGTCCGCGCCAACATCGCCGTCACCGGGCAGTTCGCCGCCCTCGACGAGCAGATCAGCCCGCACGAGAACCTGGTGTTCTTCGGCCGGCTGCTCGGGCTGAGCCGGGGCGGGGCGCAGCAGCGGGCGGGGGAGATGCTGGAGCGCTTCGAGCTGAGCGAGGCGGCCCGCGCCCCGGTGGGCTACCTCTCCGGCGGTATGCGCCGCCGACTCGACCTGGCGGTCAGCCTGGTCGTGCCCCGGCCCGTGCTCGTACTCGACGAACCGACCACGGGCCTGGACCCGCGCAGCCGCAAGCTCCTGTGGGACATGGTCCGGGACGAGGCCGCGCGCGGCGTGGCCGTCCTGCTCACCACGCAGTACCTGGAGGAGGCCGACCAGCTCGCCGACCGCATCGTCGTCATCGACAAGGGCAAGGTCCTCGCGGACGGCTCCTCCGACGAGCTCAAGCGCGAGGTGGGCGGCGTCATGTGCCGGCTCACCATGACCAGCGGCGCCGACACCGAGGCGGTCCGCCTCGCCCTCAGCGACCTGCCGGGCGTCGCCACCGAGGGCGACAAGGTCACCGTACCCATGTCGCAGCCGGAGGACCTCGGTACGGTCATCGGCCGGGTGGACCGGACCGGGCTGCGGATCGCCGACATCGAGGTGACCCGGCCGACGCTGGACGAGGTCTTCTTCGCGCTCACCGAGCCGCTGGAGAAGGAGGCCACCCGATGA
- a CDS encoding acyl carrier protein: protein MSYSSAEVRETVLAIIEQLAPERERFDAGRDMRLVEDLGFHSLALLEMAFAIEDDFDLPPIDEKTGRSIRTTEQVLAYVLSQVEVRTPS from the coding sequence ATGTCCTACTCCAGTGCAGAGGTGCGCGAGACCGTGCTCGCGATCATCGAACAACTCGCCCCCGAACGGGAGCGGTTCGACGCGGGAAGAGACATGCGCCTGGTCGAGGACCTCGGCTTCCACTCCCTGGCCCTGCTGGAGATGGCGTTCGCGATCGAGGACGACTTCGACCTCCCGCCGATCGACGAGAAGACCGGCCGCTCCATCCGGACCACGGAGCAGGTACTCGCCTACGTCCTGAGCCAGGTGGAGGTCAGGACCCCGTCGTGA
- a CDS encoding BTAD domain-containing putative transcriptional regulator — MLGPVAVRCGDVPTRLPSTVARRVLTVLMLSPGEVLSAPRLAKAVWGSAGPATATNQVRKAVAQLRQAIPGAGDYLLTDGPGYRLDVGAAESDLVEFNQRRLRVRKLNEGGAGEVLLIEELQTALALFRGHVAADVVEGDELDNGLIRAAARVVEERRLAVQKELITLRLRSSPPALAIGDLRDLVAQHPLAEDLRALLMLALSLSGRQADALAEYAEIRTLLRDELGIDPDHSLAQVHEAVLRGDASAYLWSGTPLRPDGRDTTTVQHDADGRYGAPPGQKPHIRATCTLPHGLTDFVGRQEEADSLLRTARAGSRGSGPLLICVDGMGGIGKTALALYAAHRLAEDYPDGQFYVDLHGFSPSEGPREPAEVLQVLLRSLGTEAARIPADLDSQVAMWRALLAESKVLLLLDNAASEAQIVPLLPPGTGSLALITSRRRLYGLDGTEPCPVSRMSTADSRKLIERLLGEGLEPEAAERLIAYCGGLPLALRLAAAKLRSRPTWTLSHLVERLDDVHRRPGELQAGDRSVQSVLQLSFGALTPAQRNALCVLTLLPDASMDAHEAAALLDTSPSEAELLLESLLDVNLLEQPRIGRYSLHGLVAGVTAAMGEIEGLLRTEKRRSALRRLLDYHLAVSRRSCTLLGREGGAADAGPGPVPYLPEISSRKEATEICERESPAMLAALCTARHEGFFVPGAQLAHNLRYVLSPEGCQAFDSGADGREYGDGARRPEASESFRTALLGLAAACRRTGLLEQSRTLTTEALSLTAPPARGPA, encoded by the coding sequence GTGCTGGGACCGGTCGCGGTGCGCTGCGGGGACGTCCCCACCCGGCTGCCCAGCACCGTCGCACGCCGGGTGCTCACCGTACTGATGCTGTCTCCCGGCGAGGTGCTCAGCGCCCCCCGGCTCGCCAAGGCGGTCTGGGGCTCGGCCGGCCCGGCGACCGCCACGAACCAGGTGCGCAAGGCGGTCGCCCAGCTCCGCCAGGCGATACCCGGCGCGGGCGACTACCTCCTCACCGACGGCCCGGGCTACCGACTCGACGTCGGCGCCGCCGAGTCCGACCTGGTGGAGTTCAACCAACGCCGCCTGCGGGTCCGCAAGCTCAACGAGGGCGGAGCCGGTGAAGTGCTGCTGATCGAGGAGTTGCAGACGGCCCTCGCCCTCTTCCGCGGCCATGTCGCCGCGGACGTCGTCGAGGGCGACGAGCTGGACAACGGCCTGATCCGCGCCGCCGCCCGGGTGGTGGAGGAACGACGGCTCGCGGTGCAGAAGGAACTGATCACCCTGCGCCTGCGCTCGTCGCCCCCGGCCCTGGCCATAGGCGACCTCCGGGATCTGGTGGCGCAGCACCCGCTGGCCGAGGATCTACGCGCGCTGCTCATGCTCGCGCTCTCCCTCTCGGGGAGACAGGCCGACGCGCTCGCCGAGTACGCCGAGATCCGGACCCTGCTCCGCGACGAGCTGGGCATCGACCCCGACCACTCGCTGGCCCAGGTGCACGAAGCCGTCCTGCGCGGGGACGCGTCCGCCTATCTGTGGTCCGGCACGCCGCTCAGACCCGACGGGCGGGACACCACGACGGTGCAGCACGACGCGGACGGACGGTACGGGGCACCGCCCGGCCAGAAGCCGCACATCCGGGCCACCTGCACCCTGCCCCACGGGCTGACCGACTTCGTCGGCCGCCAGGAGGAGGCGGACTCCCTGCTGCGGACGGCCCGGGCGGGCTCGCGGGGTTCGGGCCCCCTGCTCATCTGCGTCGACGGCATGGGCGGCATCGGCAAGACGGCCCTCGCCCTGTACGCGGCCCACCGGCTGGCGGAGGACTACCCGGACGGCCAGTTCTACGTCGACCTGCACGGGTTCAGCCCCAGCGAGGGGCCCCGCGAACCGGCCGAGGTGCTCCAGGTGCTGCTCCGCTCGCTGGGGACCGAGGCGGCCCGCATCCCGGCGGACCTGGACAGCCAAGTGGCCATGTGGCGCGCCCTGCTGGCCGAGTCCAAGGTGCTGCTGCTCCTCGACAACGCCGCCAGCGAGGCACAGATCGTGCCGCTGCTGCCGCCCGGCACCGGCTCCCTGGCCCTGATCACCAGCCGTCGGCGCCTCTACGGCCTGGACGGCACCGAGCCGTGCCCGGTCTCCCGGATGAGTACGGCGGACTCCCGGAAGCTCATCGAGAGGCTGCTGGGGGAGGGGCTGGAGCCGGAGGCGGCCGAACGCCTCATCGCCTACTGCGGCGGCCTCCCCCTGGCGCTGCGGCTGGCCGCAGCCAAGCTGCGCTCCCGCCCCACCTGGACGCTCTCCCATCTGGTGGAGCGCCTCGACGACGTGCACCGGCGCCCCGGCGAACTCCAGGCGGGCGACCGGAGCGTCCAGTCGGTGCTCCAGCTCTCCTTCGGCGCCCTGACCCCCGCGCAGCGCAACGCCCTGTGCGTGCTGACGCTGCTGCCCGACGCGAGCATGGACGCCCACGAGGCGGCCGCCCTGCTGGACACCAGCCCGTCCGAGGCCGAACTGCTGCTGGAGAGCCTCCTCGACGTCAACCTCCTCGAGCAGCCCCGGATCGGCCGCTACTCCCTCCACGGCCTCGTCGCCGGTGTCACGGCCGCCATGGGGGAGATCGAGGGGCTCCTGCGCACCGAGAAGCGGCGCTCGGCGCTCCGCCGGCTGCTGGACTACCACCTGGCGGTCAGCAGACGCAGCTGCACCCTCCTGGGCCGGGAGGGCGGCGCAGCCGACGCCGGGCCCGGCCCCGTCCCGTACCTCCCGGAGATCAGCAGCCGGAAGGAGGCGACGGAGATCTGCGAGCGGGAGTCGCCCGCGATGCTGGCCGCGCTCTGCACCGCGCGGCACGAGGGGTTCTTCGTGCCGGGCGCGCAGCTCGCGCACAATCTGCGGTACGTCCTGTCGCCGGAGGGCTGTCAGGCCTTCGACAGCGGTGCCGACGGTAGGGAGTACGGCGACGGCGCCCGCAGGCCGGAGGCGTCCGAGTCGTTCCGGACGGCGCTGCTCGGCCTCGCCGCCGCGTGTCGCCGGACCGGCCTGCTGGAGCAGAGCAGGACCCTGACCACCGAGGCGCTGAGCCTCACCGCGCCACCGGCGCGGGGTCCAGCCTGA
- a CDS encoding AMP-binding protein has product MDEFTPWSDEDAARYRAAGIWRGVPLGDALTAAAGTAPDRTAAVDRRRRITHGEVRAEADEIARGLLAEGVNPGDRVVVQLPNVIEFLTVTVGMFRAGIIPVLALPGHRDSEVRHLIAASDAVGYLTADRFLGFDYRTLARHAAALSGVRTVIVAGDGQELLSLDRVRARGAGNVPLPDVDPSGVAFLLLSGGSTGKPKLIPRTHDDYLFNIAACAQALEFGADSVYLAANPAAHNAALGCPGVLGALLVGGKAVLAASPSPDEVFPLVEKEGVTHTTVVPALAALWSRAAATRPVDMKRVVLQVGSSKFDQQAAGRTQSALNCRITNWFGIGEGLLTYTRLDDPEEVVHGTEGRPLSDLDELRLVDEELRDVPAGTVGELVTRGPYTINGYWNAPEANRASFTPDGFFRTGDLARLTPEGNLVIVGRAKDVINRGGEKVSADEIEGHLRSHEAIDDAAVVARPDAGLGEAVLAFVVPGHQAERAPTLVEIKRYLAGKGLAAFKLPDEVRELPVLPRTPVGKIDKVALRATVASG; this is encoded by the coding sequence ATGGATGAGTTCACGCCGTGGAGCGACGAGGACGCCGCCCGCTACCGGGCCGCCGGGATCTGGCGGGGGGTACCGCTGGGCGACGCGCTGACCGCCGCGGCCGGAACCGCCCCCGACCGGACCGCCGCCGTGGACCGCAGGCGCCGTATCACCCACGGCGAGGTGCGCGCCGAAGCCGACGAGATCGCGCGTGGGCTGCTGGCCGAGGGGGTGAACCCTGGGGACCGGGTGGTGGTCCAGCTGCCGAACGTCATCGAGTTCCTCACCGTCACGGTGGGGATGTTCCGGGCGGGCATCATCCCGGTGCTCGCGCTGCCGGGGCACCGGGACAGCGAGGTACGGCACCTGATCGCGGCCTCCGACGCGGTCGGCTACCTGACCGCCGACCGCTTCCTGGGCTTCGACTACCGCACCCTCGCCCGCCACGCGGCCGCCCTGTCCGGGGTGCGCACCGTGATCGTGGCGGGCGACGGCCAGGAGCTGCTGTCGCTGGACCGGGTACGCGCCCGGGGCGCCGGGAACGTACCGCTGCCGGACGTCGATCCGTCGGGCGTGGCGTTCCTGCTGCTCAGCGGCGGCAGCACCGGGAAGCCCAAGCTGATCCCCCGTACGCACGACGACTACCTCTTCAACATCGCCGCCTGTGCGCAGGCCCTGGAGTTCGGCGCCGACAGCGTCTATCTGGCCGCGAACCCGGCGGCGCACAACGCGGCCCTGGGGTGCCCGGGGGTGCTCGGCGCGCTGCTGGTGGGCGGCAAGGCGGTCCTGGCCGCGAGCCCCTCCCCCGACGAGGTGTTCCCGCTGGTCGAGAAGGAGGGCGTCACCCACACCACCGTGGTGCCCGCCCTCGCGGCCCTGTGGTCCCGGGCCGCCGCGACCCGGCCCGTCGACATGAAACGGGTCGTCCTCCAGGTCGGCAGCTCCAAGTTCGACCAGCAGGCGGCGGGCCGTACGCAGTCCGCGCTCAACTGCCGGATCACCAACTGGTTCGGCATCGGCGAGGGGCTGCTCACCTACACCCGCCTCGACGATCCGGAGGAGGTGGTGCACGGCACCGAGGGACGGCCGCTCTCCGATCTCGACGAACTCCGCCTGGTCGACGAGGAGTTGCGTGACGTTCCGGCGGGCACGGTGGGCGAGCTGGTCACGCGCGGGCCGTACACCATCAACGGCTACTGGAACGCGCCCGAGGCGAACCGCGCCTCTTTCACCCCCGACGGCTTCTTCCGCACCGGCGACCTGGCCCGGCTCACACCCGAGGGCAACCTGGTGATCGTCGGCCGCGCCAAGGATGTGATCAACCGGGGCGGGGAAAAGGTGTCGGCCGACGAGATCGAGGGGCATCTGCGCAGCCACGAGGCGATCGACGACGCGGCGGTGGTGGCCCGGCCGGATGCCGGACTCGGCGAGGCCGTCCTGGCGTTCGTGGTGCCCGGCCATCAGGCGGAGCGGGCGCCCACGCTGGTGGAGATCAAGCGGTATCTGGCCGGGAAGGGGCTGGCCGCGTTCAAGCTGCCCGACGAGGTCCGCGAGCTGCCGGTGCTGCCCCGGACCCCGGTGGGCAAGATCGACAAGGTGGCGCTGCGGGCGACGGTGGCCTCCGGTTGA